Within the Streptomyces sp. NBC_00353 genome, the region GCCGACCCTCGACCCGCCCCTGCCGCAGGCTCAGGCCTTTGCCGGCGGCGAGTCAGGCCGCGTGCTGTCCGGTGTTCTCCGGGACTTTTCGAACTTCGGCGGCCGTCGGGTGAATCCCAAGGAAGCCGACCAACGCGCCGAAGCCCGTCAGACCGGCGGCGACGGCGAAGCTGAAGGCGTAGCCGCGCGCGGTGGCGGTCATCGGGTCGACGCCTGCGTGCTGCAGAACGGTGGCGTGGCTGGTGCCCATGGAGACCAGGGCGGCCAGACCGATGGCGCTGCCGATCTGCATGGACGCATTGTTCATACTGCTGGCGATACCCGCGTCCTCACCCGTGGCGCCGTCCACTCCGGCGACGGTGGATCCGACGAGAACCAGGCCGCCTCCCAGTGGCACGAGGATCAGCCCGGGCAGCACATCGGCCACATACGTGCCGTGCGCGCTCAGTCCGGCAAGGAAGATGTAGCCGACCGTGGAGATCGCAAGGCCTCCTCCATTCAGTGTCCGCAGTCCGAACCGGGGGAGGAGGCGCGGTGCGATCACAGTGGCGCTGAACAGAATGACCAACCCGAACGGTACGAAGGCGAATCCGGTCGCCAGCGCGGAGAAATGCAGTGTGTGCTGCACATACAGGCTGAGCGAGAAGAAGAAGGTGGCGAATCCGACGTAGTAGCAGACGCGGACCACGTTGGCGATGCTCCGGTTGCGCGAGCGTAGGAACGCGAGGGGCATCAGGGGCTGTGCCACCCGGGCCTCGACCAGCACGAAACCGATCAGGAGGAGAACACCGATCCCCACGCAGCCGAGGACGGGAAATGAGAGCCACGCACGATTGCTCTTCTCCAGCAGACCGAACACGACCAGCAGCAGGCCGACGGTGACCAGGATGGCTCCGAGGACGTCAGGCCGACCGCGTTTGGCGGCGCGGCTCTCGGAGACGAGGCGGGGGGTGGCG harbors:
- a CDS encoding MFS transporter codes for the protein MASIGSTLEPDPRRWRALGIICLVQVMLLLDVTVVNVALPPIQKDLGFTSTGLAWVVNGYTVTYGGLLMLGGRLGDLVGRRRLFLIGLAIFALSSASAGVAQQAGVLVASRFVQGIGAALVSPAALSLVTLLFTRPQERARAMAIWSGLAGVGVALGVVLSGILTDLASWRWIFFINLPVAAFAILATPRLVSESRAAKRGRPDVLGAILVTVGLLLVVFGLLEKSNRAWLSFPVLGCVGIGVLLLIGFVLVEARVAQPLMPLAFLRSRNRSIANVVRVCYYVGFATFFFSLSLYVQHTLHFSALATGFAFVPFGLVILFSATVIAPRLLPRFGLRTLNGGGLAISTVGYIFLAGLSAHGTYVADVLPGLILVPLGGGLVLVGSTVAGVDGATGEDAGIASSMNNASMQIGSAIGLAALVSMGTSHATVLQHAGVDPMTATARGYAFSFAVAAGLTGFGALVGFLGIHPTAAEVRKVPENTGQHAA